A window of Oncorhynchus masou masou isolate Uvic2021 chromosome 16, UVic_Omas_1.1, whole genome shotgun sequence genomic DNA:
AACGTAGTATAATTCTATATACATTTACCTTTGGTCTAAAAGGCTGCTGCAAATCTACTGAATCTCACAAATACAATTCCCCTTCTctgttggaggagaaagggggagaaaagagCAGGGAACAGGAAAGATAGGAGGGGTTCAAGCCAGGGGGGAGGCTTTTCACACTGTGGCCAAACAAGGGCAGCACCATTCTGTGGCATAAATGGGAGGAGGGATGACATCACCACCAGCTAGTGGAGCAGGGATAATTTTACACAATTCACCTTTCACTGTCCATCGATGACATGTTTTGAAATTTGATGGCCATTTCCTCGTGGATTGGGGGCCTTCTCACGACACAGTGAGAGGGAGCAGATGCCTGCCTGAATACAGCTCAGCACTATCTAAAGCACGCTAGGCAAGGACCTAGTTAATCCATCCCGACCAGTACTGGGTGAGTTTGAGCTGTTGAAACTTTAAGAAACAGCGTAGTCTGGCTGTTACAGTATCATGTGCATTGTTAGACCAGCTGCTGGTGGAAAAGTTGTTTGTAATGCAAAGCAACAGCGGACAATGATCCGGACTCGCTCCTGATTATGCACTGAGTTTCTAGTGTGGTTGTGTGAGAACCATATGGAAGGGACCTGTTGCAGGGAGCAGACACTCTATAGCAGTTGCACAGAGAGACTCCCGCAGAGATTAGTTAAACATCTACTCACATTATTCCGTTAAGGTTCACTCCGTGTTAAGCAcactttttttttacagtttagCTAGCATGTCTCTGATATTGTGGTACTTTGCTCAGTGTGACGAGCAGTGTTGCCCCTGTTGGGGAGAATCATATGAGGGTTCAGGCTTCTAAtctgccccccaccccctcctttGTTTCCTCTTCTATCATGCCTTTGCCATTTATTCTGCTTGCCTACCTCCCATCCGGAATCTCACCACTGCCCACGGGGTTTTGGGCTGGGGGTAAGGAACTCATTCTGAGTCTGGTCAGGCTCCTCTACTCTGGGAAATGTTACTTAACTTTGGAGATTTGTGAGACATTGTAAGAgttaaaatacttttttttttttttttattgttcccAGACTATTTGTAGTTTACAAACTCAAAGGTTCAATATTTGTAAGTACTATGTAGCAGTGTACAGGAACAGGCCTACATTGTTCCTGTAATTACATCAGCAGGAACAATGTAGTAGATACAGTTTCACGGCCTCTTCATACAGAGGgggatttattattattattattatcatcaggTGAAACATCTGAATAAAGCCTATCAAATTGAAATGTAAATTCTCAATCACACTTCATCGCTCTCTGTCGGtcactttctccccctcccctcttctcgcTCTCCCAGATTAAAGAGACTGCTGGAGCAGGAGAAGGCGTACCAGGCTCGTAAAGACAAAGATCACAGCAGGAGGCTAGAGAAGGTCCGTGAGGAGCTGGTCAAACTCAAGTCCTTTGCCCTGATGCTGGTGGATGAGCGGCAGCTCCACATTGAGCAGATCGACCAGCAGAGCCAGAAGGTCCTGGACCTCAGCAGCAAGCTCCAGGAGCGAGAACAGCGTCTGGCCGCTGTACGCGGCACTGCCAAGGAAGACGGCCAGAAGGTCCTCAGGCTAGAGGCGGAGCTGGAGTGCAAAGCTGCCAAGTTCACCCAGGAGCATGAGGAGATGACTGCCAAGCTGGCCAACCAGGAGTCCCAGAGCCGTCAGCTCCGCCTGAAGCTGGCAGGCCTGGCCCACAGGATCGAGGAGCTGGAGGAGAacaacaaggcactacagaagtcAGAGGAGGACCTCCTTGAGCTAAGGGACAAGATCAGCAAGGGGGAGTGTGGGAACTCCAGCCTCATGGCAGAGCTGGAGACCCTGCGCAAAAGAGTCCTGGAGATGGAGGGCAAGGATGAGGAGATCACCAAGACGGAGAGCCAAGCCAGAGAGTTAAGGAAAAGGCTGCAGGTCGAGGAGACCACCGGCCGGGAGCTGAGGCTGGAGGTGGAGAAACTGCAGAAGAGAATGGTGGATCTGGAGAAACTGGAGAGTGCTTTCAACACGAGCAAATCAGAGTGTGCAACACTTCATATTAACCTAGAAAGAGAAAAAGGACTAGCAAAGGACTTGGTTGGTGAGCTGGACATGGTGAAAAACCGTGTGAAAGAACTGGAGAACTCTGAGTCGAGATTTGAGAAGGCAGAGATGGGCCTAAAGGATGACCTGATGAAGCTGAAGTCATTTACAGTGATACTAGTGGATGAGAGAAGGAACATGACTGAGAGAATAAAACAGGAGGAGCAAAAGAGCGattatttaaataaaatgttcAAAACTGAGCAGAGTAAAGTTATGGAGGTCACAGAGAAGTTGATTGAGGAGAGCAAAAAGCTCCTCAGACTGAAATCAGAAATGGAGGTAAAAGTGACATCTCTTACTAAAGAGAAAGATGAACTGAAAAGTAAACTAGCAAGTGAAGAGGAAAAGTGCAGGGATCTTAGCTCCAAGGTCGGTGTAATGAAAAAACGAATGGATGGGCTAGAGGAGGCAGAAAAGGTATTGTTAAAAATCAGAGCCAATAAGGACAGCAAGAGACCCCCAGACGAGGAAAACAAATTCAAGGAGCTAACGCAGGAAATTGAAAGGCTAAAAAAACGCCTCAAACAGCTTGAGGTGGTGGAAGGTGACCTGATGAAGACAGAGGACGAGTACGACTTACTGGAGAAGAAATTTCGAATGGAGCAGGACAAGGCCAATGCCCTCTCTCAGCTGCTGGAGGAAATGAAGAGTCAGACTGCCAGGAACAAAGCCATAGAGAAGGGAGAGGCGGTGAGCCAGGAGGCTGAGCTGAGGCTGCGCTGCAAGATGGAGGAGGCAAAGACCAGAGACCTGCAGGCAGATGTCCAGGCCCTCAAAGAGAAGATCCACGAGCTGATGAACAAGGAGGACCAGCTCTCCCAGCTGCAAGTGGACTACTCCCTACTCCAGCAGAGAttcctggaggaggaggacaagaagAAGAGCTTGAGCCAGGAAGTGATCAACCTCACCAAAGAGCTGGAGGTCACCAAGCGGTACAGCCGTGCCTTGCGTCCCAGTATGAATGGAAGGAGGATAGTTGACGTCCCTGTCACCTCCACCGCAGTCCAGACAGACGTGGTGGTCAGTGAACCTGCCGAGGAGGACACACCTGCAGTGTTCATCAGGAAATCTGTCCTGGAGGAGAACCATATCATGAGCAACCTGAGGCAGAGGGGTCTGAAAAAGCCTGTAACTGTGCTGGAGCGCTACCCCCCAGCAACCACCGAGCTGGGCTTGAGAAAATCATGGATCCCCTGGATGAAGAAGAAGGATGCAGTGACGATCACTCAGACCACCCCAGAGAAGACCCCAAACCCTCAGGACAACGGGGACTCCTCCCCTCGTCCACCAGAGCTGTCCATGTCCCAAAAGCCAGGCCAGCCGTTGCACATTCGAGTAACCCCCGATCACGAGAACAGCACTGCCACTTTGGAGATCACCGGCCCTCGTGCTGaggacttcttctccagcgccaCCATCATCCCCACATTGGGCCTGCAGAGGCCCCGCATCACCATTGTTCCCAAGCCCACCACCGTGTTCTCAAAGAGCAAGCCGGGTGAGGGCGTGATGGGGGGGCCTGAGCGGTGCAAGTCTCcagtcaccatcaccaccatctccAGGGCCAAGTCCCCAGATAGGAGTAAGGGCTCCTCCTACTCCGACTCGAACAGacccctctcccccgtctccatcaTTACAGTGAGCACCACTCCTGTGACGGAGGCCTTTGCCTCCGCATCCCCAGAGCCCCATGACATGAGCGCCATGGGCCGGGCTGTGTTCAAAGTGACCCCAGAGAAGCAGGCATTGCCTATGCCCGTCAGAAAATACAACTCCAACGCCAGCATAATCACCACCACGGAGGACAACAAGATCCACATTCACCTGGGACCTCAGTTCAAGAGGCCATCAGACGTCAGCAGTAGCAGCCCCACAGTGACGGTCAGGCCCCTTAGTGTGAGCACAGAGAGCAAGGAGGCACCCCCAGGTACGGTGCTGCGCTCCCCGCGTCACCCCAACAACATCACCACCGCTCCTGGGAAGACCACCCCCAACAAATTGACCAGCAGCATCACCATCACCCCCATCACCTTGGCACCGACCAGGCCAACTCAGTCTGTGGTGAGTAGTCAAAATCTCGTATATTTACATAAGTTCTTTCTGCCGTTCAGCTCTCACCCTCCCTTTTATGATGATATGAACATCGGCTGTCTCACTAACAGAAAAGCTTTGTATTGTATATTTTATGTAACCATTTTCAGCTGGTATGCTGAATATATTCTATATTGTTGTTAGTAATAGTTTTTCAATTACGTGACTTTCTTTTCAGACAAACCATCTAAATGATATCCAATCTCTTATATTTCAGTTGCTTCTGAAATGTTTCAAAATGATATCAGGTGGTGTCTGCTCCCTAGATAGCACACTTTCCAGGTATACCAAAATCAAATGCACTCCTTTTACCGATGACCAATACTAACACTGGAATGAATTGACACGCATATCCCCACCTTAAAAAGGCCCCTCTCAAAGGGTCTTGTGTTGACACACCTGTTTCTATTGGCACAAACTGACGTGTTCCTCCCTTTTTAACTGAAAATGGACCAGTGATGACCAATTTGGATGTTTGACTTCTAAAGTGGGCTGACCCGCACATCAGCAATATGAACAGCATACTGTAATGTATAATCAATCTCCTCTCCCAAGTTCTGTTAACTCGATGTAAATCACTTTTGTGCCGCTAGCTTTGAAATGCTCTTTCTTAATGCTGTGAAGGGTTAAAGGTGAGCTATGGTAACATTGTGGTTTTTCATACAGCTAGATTTAAAGAGGCTCTGTATGGATGGGACCTTTTTGAAGGATAAGAAATGCAGCATTTTAATTCTAATCACAATCGATATCCAATATGGCCAACTCTTGTCATCCCTCTTGAACCTGTGTAAATTGATTTCTTTAATTTACATGTAATTCTGCACCACTGTTCTAACAAGTGTTAACTTTTTTTATTAGTAtttttatatattatttttacttccgtttatttagtaaatattttataaactctttcttgaactgcattgttggttaattaagggcttgtaagaaagcatttcatggtaaggtccaCACATGTTcaattcggtgcatgtgacaaaattTGATAAATTCAGGAAGGCAAGCTTTCACCAAATGTACACTaagtaaatcatttttttttgtgCTAGTTTACGATAATACTTTGAACTTTTCTGTCTGCACTTTTGTCTTATGTTGTGTGATTCCTTTCAGCCCGGGGCGGATGTGCAGTCAACTCGTGCCGCAGCCACACGAATCCCTATGTCAAAAGGTATGAAAACAGGCAAGGCAGTTGTGacaggtgtctctactgtgacACGGTTAGAGTCGCGAGCCGAGTGCCAGTCAATGAAAATTGAACTGAGGAggtcgacagtctgcagctctaccTCCACAGGGGGAGGGAAGTGCTGAGGGCCACACGTTGCCATGGAAATGTGGCCCCGCTATCTGTCTATGGACTCAGTCACCCAtcattcaattctgaccagtctGTTGCCAGACAAAAACCTATAGGATAGGTGTTGCAGGCACCTTAATCTGCTCAGATACAAACAGGAACACAGAATAACTATATCAGACGTGTCCCTTTCCTCCTTTTTAAACATTGGGGTAAAAAGCATTGAAATTGTATTGTAATTATGaatgttccccccccccccaaaaaaattatttttatatccatGTTGAAATGCTTTTTGTTTTGATTGACATGTTACTAATCCCTCACCTGGGTTGTTGTCACACTGAGTTGTTATTTCATAATTCATGTTAATATTCTTGTTTATTTCACAATTTCTTATGGAGGTTTCCGAATACGGTCGCTCTAATGGGTTTTgcatataaaatacatttaggtTGTCATCAACGTCACTAATTTGTGGCACCAAatttaaaaatgaataaaaatgatCTGGAATAAAGTATGacactgtttgtttgttattcATGTGGAGAAATGACAATGCAAAATCTTCTTGATGTTCACTAAACAAAGAATTTAGTGAATGCAGGCGAGTAACAATAATGGAAACTTCCATAGTGCTTTATCCATACTGCTTTGTAGAGTCCTACATCTATAGAATTGCTTACTGCATGTTTGGCATACTAAACAGAAGAAACAAGTTTAATATGTAATCTTGCTTGTTCATAatactagtactgtatatccatACAAAAGGAATTAAATAGTTAATCAGAATAAAAATGTGAACTAGACTTTTCATACCTGATATTTTGGAGTAGGCTTTCATTTACTAATGTAAAGGCTTCCACACAGTTCACAGCTGCAGAGCCACAATCTGTGGAAGTACACAAAATCCATCACATATCAAAGGTTTGATTACCTAACGAGCAAATACAATTAAAAACAAAAGTGACCTGCAATGACAGTAAAGTGACACTACTTCAAACCGTTTGTTGATTGCGGAGTCATGCAGAGGTGCTAATAGAAGAGGCTTTTCCTTGTTGAGCCATTGAACTTTAGTCagtgactgcatcccaaatggcaacctattatctacactgagtgtacaacacacTAAGtccacctgctctttccatgacagactgaccaggtgaaagctatgatcccttattgaggtcACTAAATGTACttaaaatcagtgtagatgaaggggaggagacactTTTGGTCAAGAcactgatctggggaagggtacctaaaaatgtctgcagcacaaAGTCCTCAAGACCATAGTGCcctccatctttcttaaatggaagaagttttgaaccaccaagactcttcctcaaGCAAGCCGCCCAGccgaactgagcaatctgggggagaagggccttggtcaagggaGGTGAATGTCCTGCAGGGAGCTCGCCCCCAATGGTGGATTTGGCTATCCACACCAACTTCTgtagagccttgtggttgagggcagtgcagttgccataccaagcggtgatgcagcctgtCAAGATGCtcccgatggtgcagctgttaAACTTCTTGAGGATCTGAGGCTCCATGCCGGAGgttgaaggagggaggggggggagttgTGCCTTTTACACCATGGTGTCAGTGAGATTGGTCCATGTCAGCTCCTCTGACGTGCACAATGAGGAACTTAAAAGCTTTTGTCCCTCTCCACTGCAGCCCAGTCGACGCAGATAGTTCTGCTGGCTTAAGATATGTTCTGATGTTGGACTATAGCTCCCTCACCTGGACAACAGACAGCTTTATCTGAAATTGCAGAATTGGAGAGTCAAAAATAACTGAGCAGTCTTTCTGATCACTAGATGTAATGTCGTTTCTATGGTAAATGATTCATGAAGTCTACATTTACCTTGACTATGGACTTAAAGTAAGGTCCACTACATTTTGCTAGCGACCATTGAGGCCTAAAGTTTTTCCTCCAAATGGCTCCTGTTCCAAAAACTAATTAAACAAGGATGTGAAAAGGAAGCGCTGAGGGAAAGCAGGTCTCAGGTCTGGATCTCATAGCCATGCACCACTTGATTAAACACCCTCTAGACTAGAGCAATTAAGAAATACTTATTTTTAACAAGCAGCCTTCCACTCTCTAAACCGATAATACAAACCACAGCCTACCACTCCCATGGGAACACATCCTACTATCCTAATGAGCGGATGAACAAAGGTTTACATAAGTGAAATGAGGCAGGAAGCAAAATAACTTGCTTATGTCATGGTGCATGGGAGGGCATTCCTGAATATTCTGTAGAGCCAGCTACAGATGGAGGGTGATGGGTACCAGACCCAGCTCCACCTTCTCTGTGGggatgtcccaaatggcaccctattccctatatagtgcactgcttttgaccaggaccaggccctggtcaaaagaagtgcactacatagggaatagggtgccatttgggacacccaCACAGAGAAGAGAAGGTGGAGTTGGGTTCATGTAGGGTCTCCCTCCGAAGAGAAGCATCTGGAAACCAGGCCAGGGACAGTAAACATGAGATAGCTGAAACACAGATTCACAAGTGAATTCCACTTTCACTCAGCTGCATCCTGATCCTGCAACTGGTCGGCTGCCTTCACTCCCCTGGGGTTGTTTGATTGACAGATTTTGGTGGATTAATCTAATTTTGCACATACAAAAATCAGTCATGTTTATAAAATGTGTTATAAAAAAACAAAGCTAAACAATGCTCTCAATAATTATATCGGTTGATCGACAAACTCATTCTGGtcctctgcatcccaaatggcaccctattccctatatagtgcactacttttgaccggaaccctatgggccttggtcaaaagttgtacaccactgtatatagggaataggttgcaatTTGGGACGTAACTCTTACCTCTTTGAATAATGACCCTCATGTCTTCATTGGTTGGTCTGAGTGAGGATGCAATGGCACAGTATCACTCATGGTCCTTTTATTGATTTCTTGTCCCCACAGGAAATATTGTGCACCATGTGATAGTTGAGCCCAGATGATGAGACTGTAATGTGGAACTCCTTCCTACACCTATGACAAGTGCCCTGCATCCCTACTCTACTCTTACAGTGTGCCACCGCAACCATAGGGCCATGCCAACAGACGACGACCATCGGAAAACAGTCAGAACTCCGCATGCAGACTGTCATGGAGATTATTTCTAACCCCAGGGCACCTAACAAGGCTCTCTTCTCAATTCTGTGGGCTAGAATAGTATTACCTCTGGATTCTGGCTTACATCACTATGCCAAATAGCCACATGGAGTTGTATAAAAGGGGTATGCAGCGTGTACTCTACAGTAGTTCAGGCTGTTACGTGCGGCTTGAGCGTTCTTCAATGGAAGTCTTGAAGACTCAAGCCGCACGTGACGCCCTTGACCCGAGCTAACGCTGCAGCGGTTTGTGTGAGAGGACagatgcatacagtaccagtcaaaagtttggaaacacctactcgttcaagggtttttctttattttatttttacaattttctacattgtagaataatagtgaagacatcaaaagtgTTACACAACTGTTAcactctccctgcctcctctgtGTTTGTGCTTTTACTTGCAGATTGGGGACAGGTGGAGCTGATTGGTCGTCAAGGTGACATGTTTCAATTGGGTTTGGGTTCAACTAGGAGActcaactctctctttctctctctctctcatgtttttTTGATTAGGTGCACCCTTTAACACTTACACACATTTGACCTTCATCCATGCATCTTCATTACACCCCTCACATGCCTACTCTCATACTTCACAGGTTAGTTTGGTGAAGAGAAGACCATGAAGTCTCTTTGTCCTGTATTGTCTAGAGACACTTTGTTCTGTTCCTTGTTCGGTCATCGGATTATGGAGGTGAGTTGTCTTTGCAATGTATGACGGTGAGAAGTTGAGGCAGACATAACTCATTGCCCAGAGATATGGTCTTTCACCCTGTTAGATATAGCGGTATGTTCACATTGGGGGCAAGTTGTGtcgtttgttatttttgtgtggtgaCAGATGTACTCCAGAGACAACTGCTTTAACCTCTGTGGTTCGAGGTTGGATACAAGCAAGCTGGTTCCTCCTTCGTGCCAGCGGGCTCTAGTGCATCAATACCTGCTGCAAAGCCAGCGATGACAAGGATTAAGTTTAACAATAGGATTTGTGAAAACTCAAGTGATATTCGTCTGTTTTTGCTATGTACTAATCTGTTCATTTGGTAGTAGCATTATGGCTTCTATTGCGGATGTTGTCCCGTGTTCCTTCTGAGGAGTTGCTTATGCAGTTTTAGAAGGAACAGCTTTTGAAGTTGAGTGAGCTCAGTGACAAATGTCTCAAGGATCCAGTAAGGTCTATTCTGTCAGCTAATTTGCTTTCAGTTGGTATTTTCAAGGCAGAATTGAGTGAACCAGCTGTCTTGGCTGTACCAATTGCGTCTAGTGCTGTTTTGACATTTGAGCAGAAAAATGAGTTCCCTTTATTGCAGCTCATGACAAAGATCTGGAATGGTTTAAGCAGCAAAAATAACTTGATTTGAAAGGTTGAAGCAGGATACAGAGCAAGCTAATCTGCGGTTGCAACATCAGTGGTTAGAACTTGTCAGAGAAGGCAAGCTTTCAGGTGAATTTTCCTTTGAGAATGACGTTGTTGGGCTCACTCATCTCTTAAGGTTAAGTATGCAGGACAGCAGTTTTATGAGTTGGTCCCTGAAGTGTATTGACAGCGTTTCAGAACGTTGAAGAAAGGTGAAAAACAGTCCCATGTTGAGTTTTCACAGGATTTGTTAACTCAATTCAATCTTTGGTCTACTAGTTTTGAAGCTTTGTACAAGCTGGTTGTCCTCGAACAATTTAGTCTGTCCCTTATCGTCTTGCTACCTATATAAATGAACATAAAGTACAGACAGAAGCTGCTGTACTGACCCCCAAAGGCTGTTCCCCAGAGGAACAGTTCAAGTGGATTTCGTTCAGCAAATTCCTTTGGTTCTGGTAATGATGCATTTCCATCTAGATCCGAATGTGTTGCATGTGGACAGAATGATGTTAGTAATAACTGTAATTATTATGGTGAAGGCCACTGGAAGAGCTAATGTCCTGTCCTTGGTAAAAAGGTCAGCAGATTGGCCAGCACAAATTTAAAACCTGTTGCGTTAGCTGAGCCTGTTCATGCTAATCCTGTTGCTCAAGAATTGTCCAAGTCTTTAAGTATTTATTATTTGTCAGAGGGTTATGTTTCACTATTGGGAAATGACGTGCCAGTAGAGATTCTGCGAGACACGGGTGCCTCTGAATCGTTTGTTTTGGAGTCTGTTCTGCCTTTTTCTCTGGAGATGGACACAGGAACCAGTGTCCTGATTCAAGGGATAGATTTGAATACTATTGTCTCTACCCTTGTATAAGTCAAACTTATATCTGACCTAATGCAAGGTGATGTTTCCCTTGGGGTGGGTCTCTTTCTGCCCGTTGACTTGTGTTCATGTGATTTGGGTAACAACTTAGCCGGTTGTCGTGTTTGGTGTGACTCATCTCCTCTGGTGGTTTCTCATAACCTGGTTAAAACCTACAGAGATTCCCGAGGTATTCTCTGCATGCGCTGTGACTCGTGCTATGAGCTGTGCTGACACTAGGGTCAAAACGGAACTTACACAACACGTAGCTGAACAGTTTGATAATCGTTTAAGTAGTGCTGCCGAGGGGTACTACATTCAAGATCAGTTGTTGGTGAGGAAATGGACACCTCACAGCAAAAGTTGTAGGTGATGCTATTGTTCAGATCGTGGTTCCTTCTAAGCTTTGAGATCAAATTGAGAACTTCTCATGACATTTGTCATTTAGGGGTTAGTAAAACGTATGATTGCGTTTGTCATTTTTATTGGCCTTGTAATCGGAAATGTCTTTCTTTAAACATCTAAATATGCCATGTTTTTCAGCTGACTGGGAAGCCTAATCAGATTAAGGCCAGTCCTGCAACATACAACCTATTCCTGTTACAGACCAGCCATTTGAGCATTTGATTATTGATGGTGTTGGACTCTTACCCTGTTCTAAAGCTGGTAGCACCTACATGTGAACTGATTTGTCAGGCTACAAGATATCCTGCAGCCTATCCACTATGTCTGTTATGAAGGTGTTGTCACAGTTCACTTCAAATTTTTTTGAATACTTAAGGTGATTTAGAGCGATCATGGTTCCAACTTCACTTCGCACATATTTGCACAAGTCTTGCAACAAATGCATATAAAACATAATCAGGCCAGTGCTTTTCATGCGCAGAGTCAAGCGGCCCTTGAGCGTTTATCAGACTTTGAAGTCACTGTCACGCGAGTACTGCACTGAATTAGAACGTGACTAGGATGAGGGGTTACCCTGGTTGCTGCTCACTGTTAGAAGTGTCACGAGGGCACGGGGTTCAGTCCTAATGACCCTGTTTTTGGTCATACTGT
This region includes:
- the filip1b gene encoding filamin-A-interacting protein 1 isoform X3: MRVQASNLPPTPSFVSSSIMPLPFILLAYLPSGISPLPTGFWAGGKELILSLVRLLYSGKCYLTLEICETLLKRLLEQEKAYQARKDKDHSRRLEKVREELVKLKSFALMLVDERQLHIEQIDQQSQKVLDLSSKLQEREQRLAAVRGTAKEDGQKVLRLEAELECKAAKFTQEHEEMTAKLANQESQSRQLRLKLAGLAHRIEELEENNKALQKSEEDLLELRDKISKGECGNSSLMAELETLRKRVLEMEGKDEEITKTESQARELRKRLQVEETTGRELRLEVEKLQKRMVDLEKLESAFNTSKSECATLHINLEREKGLAKDLVGELDMVKNRVKELENSESRFEKAEMGLKDDLMKLKSFTVILVDERRNMTERIKQEEQKSDYLNKMFKTEQSKVMEVTEKLIEESKKLLRLKSEMEVKVTSLTKEKDELKSKLASEEEKCRDLSSKVGVMKKRMDGLEEAEKVLLKIRANKDSKRPPDEENKFKELTQEIERLKKRLKQLEVVEGDLMKTEDEYDLLEKKFRMEQDKANALSQLLEEMKSQTARNKAIEKGEAVSQEAELRLRCKMEEAKTRDLQADVQALKEKIHELMNKEDQLSQLQVDYSLLQQRFLEEEDKKKSLSQEVINLTKELEVTKRYSRALRPSMNGRRIVDVPVTSTAVQTDVVVSEPAEEDTPAVFIRKSVLEENHIMSNLRQRGLKKPVTVLERYPPATTELGLRKSWIPWMKKKDAVTITQTTPEKTPNPQDNGDSSPRPPELSMSQKPGQPLHIRVTPDHENSTATLEITGPRAEDFFSSATIIPTLGLQRPRITIVPKPTTVFSKSKPGEGVMGGPERCKSPVTITTISRAKSPDRSKGSSYSDSNRPLSPVSIITVSTTPVTEAFASASPEPHDMSAMGRAVFKVTPEKQALPMPVRKYNSNASIITTTEDNKIHIHLGPQFKRPSDVSSSSPTVTVRPLSVSTESKEAPPGTVLRSPRHPNNITTAPGKTTPNKLTSSITITPITLAPTRPTQSVPGADVQSTRAAATRIPMSKGMKTGKAVVTGVSTVTRLESRAECQSMKIELRRSTVCSSTSTGGGKC
- the filip1b gene encoding filamin-A-interacting protein 1 isoform X1, which gives rise to MRSRCSTAMEGPDDGQINHVTQPTKAFPEEEGENTPELVKRKMKVQREEKEGKSVVSGSAKRPQTTTESSRGQKKAAGLTDLSKDDLLRLLGVMEGEVQAREDIIHMLKSERPRPKALEAHYGSAAPIKPLQALQRDSLLTNTTMLGDNVYDMPMQELDRLEDKHRETYRRMLEQLLLAEKCHRRTVNELDSEKRKHTDFMNKSDDFTNLLEQERERLKRLLEQEKAYQARKDKDHSRRLEKVREELVKLKSFALMLVDERQLHIEQIDQQSQKVLDLSSKLQEREQRLAAVRGTAKEDGQKVLRLEAELECKAAKFTQEHEEMTAKLANQESQSRQLRLKLAGLAHRIEELEENNKALQKSEEDLLELRDKISKGECGNSSLMAELETLRKRVLEMEGKDEEITKTESQARELRKRLQVEETTGRELRLEVEKLQKRMVDLEKLESAFNTSKSECATLHINLEREKGLAKDLVGELDMVKNRVKELENSESRFEKAEMGLKDDLMKLKSFTVILVDERRNMTERIKQEEQKSDYLNKMFKTEQSKVMEVTEKLIEESKKLLRLKSEMEVKVTSLTKEKDELKSKLASEEEKCRDLSSKVGVMKKRMDGLEEAEKVLLKIRANKDSKRPPDEENKFKELTQEIERLKKRLKQLEVVEGDLMKTEDEYDLLEKKFRMEQDKANALSQLLEEMKSQTARNKAIEKGEAVSQEAELRLRCKMEEAKTRDLQADVQALKEKIHELMNKEDQLSQLQVDYSLLQQRFLEEEDKKKSLSQEVINLTKELEVTKRYSRALRPSMNGRRIVDVPVTSTAVQTDVVVSEPAEEDTPAVFIRKSVLEENHIMSNLRQRGLKKPVTVLERYPPATTELGLRKSWIPWMKKKDAVTITQTTPEKTPNPQDNGDSSPRPPELSMSQKPGQPLHIRVTPDHENSTATLEITGPRAEDFFSSATIIPTLGLQRPRITIVPKPTTVFSKSKPGEGVMGGPERCKSPVTITTISRAKSPDRSKGSSYSDSNRPLSPVSIITVSTTPVTEAFASASPEPHDMSAMGRAVFKVTPEKQALPMPVRKYNSNASIITTTEDNKIHIHLGPQFKRPSDVSSSSPTVTVRPLSVSTESKEAPPGTVLRSPRHPNNITTAPGKTTPNKLTSSITITPITLAPTRPTQSVPGADVQSTRAAATRIPMSKGMKTGKAVVTGVSTVTRLESRAECQSMKIELRRSTVCSSTSTGGGKC
- the filip1b gene encoding filamin-A-interacting protein 1 isoform X2, with protein sequence MLKSERPRPKALEAHYGSAAPIKPLQALQRDSLLTNTTMLGDNVYDMPMQELDRLEDKHRETYRRMLEQLLLAEKCHRRTVNELDSEKRKHTDFMNKSDDFTNLLEQERERLKRLLEQEKAYQARKDKDHSRRLEKVREELVKLKSFALMLVDERQLHIEQIDQQSQKVLDLSSKLQEREQRLAAVRGTAKEDGQKVLRLEAELECKAAKFTQEHEEMTAKLANQESQSRQLRLKLAGLAHRIEELEENNKALQKSEEDLLELRDKISKGECGNSSLMAELETLRKRVLEMEGKDEEITKTESQARELRKRLQVEETTGRELRLEVEKLQKRMVDLEKLESAFNTSKSECATLHINLEREKGLAKDLVGELDMVKNRVKELENSESRFEKAEMGLKDDLMKLKSFTVILVDERRNMTERIKQEEQKSDYLNKMFKTEQSKVMEVTEKLIEESKKLLRLKSEMEVKVTSLTKEKDELKSKLASEEEKCRDLSSKVGVMKKRMDGLEEAEKVLLKIRANKDSKRPPDEENKFKELTQEIERLKKRLKQLEVVEGDLMKTEDEYDLLEKKFRMEQDKANALSQLLEEMKSQTARNKAIEKGEAVSQEAELRLRCKMEEAKTRDLQADVQALKEKIHELMNKEDQLSQLQVDYSLLQQRFLEEEDKKKSLSQEVINLTKELEVTKRYSRALRPSMNGRRIVDVPVTSTAVQTDVVVSEPAEEDTPAVFIRKSVLEENHIMSNLRQRGLKKPVTVLERYPPATTELGLRKSWIPWMKKKDAVTITQTTPEKTPNPQDNGDSSPRPPELSMSQKPGQPLHIRVTPDHENSTATLEITGPRAEDFFSSATIIPTLGLQRPRITIVPKPTTVFSKSKPGEGVMGGPERCKSPVTITTISRAKSPDRSKGSSYSDSNRPLSPVSIITVSTTPVTEAFASASPEPHDMSAMGRAVFKVTPEKQALPMPVRKYNSNASIITTTEDNKIHIHLGPQFKRPSDVSSSSPTVTVRPLSVSTESKEAPPGTVLRSPRHPNNITTAPGKTTPNKLTSSITITPITLAPTRPTQSVPGADVQSTRAAATRIPMSKGMKTGKAVVTGVSTVTRLESRAECQSMKIELRRSTVCSSTSTGGGKC